From Schizosaccharomyces pombe strain 972h- genome assembly, chromosome: II, the proteins below share one genomic window:
- the mrp7 gene encoding mitochondrial 54S ribosomal protein bL27m, whose protein sequence is MINQGLFIRVNNFQLLKASLAYKKASNILTFPPIRTSTKHGGGSSKNTGDSAGRRLGIKRSENQFVRAGEILIRQRGTKFHPGDNTGLGKDHTIYSLVSGYVKFFQMDVSLRKRRKYVGVVFDKETTLPRPKDEPTIRRVNKYITSANSAQVS, encoded by the coding sequence ATGATCAATCAAGGGCTTTTTATTCGTGTTaacaattttcaattacttAAAGCTAGTTTAGCTTATAAGAAAGCATCAAATATTCTCACTTTCCCTCCTATTCGTACTTCTACTAAACATGGCGGTGGTTCATCGAAAAACACAGGTGATTCTGCTGGTCGTCGTCTCGGCATAAAAAGGTCTGAAAACCAATTCGTTAGGGCTGGTGAGATCCTAATTCGACAACGTGGTACAAAATTTCATCCCGGAGATAATACCGGTCTAGGTAAAGATCACACAATATATTCTCTTGTTTCCGGATATGttaagttttttcaaatggaTGTGTCTCTTCGCAAACGGAGGAAATACGTCGGTGTTGTTTTTGACAAAGAGACAACGTTACCAAGGCCCAAAGATGAACCTACAATTCGCCGTGTCAATAAGTATATAACTTCTGCTAATTCTGCTCAAGTTTCATGA
- the lid2 gene encoding Lid2 complex histone demethylase subunit Lid2, whose protein sequence is MICQLLWHEHNSMGSGREKKIRKLGDNFSLPYLKFDCDHNDKNYRASNRPFGLSTGLSVQLNASNMTDPFKFLLDNWHTIFKNGAIKLLPPEGWQIPVVLDQGAFEFQSKRQCLNKGCLNYEKNYDYFKKLKAFHESRGLYFYHPPIIGNRPVDFLRLRNAISKFTNSGSSLNNEILHKVIIYLRLEDTKEVRQVLTRCYDRYIKPFERDSSPSFKSKRSESSTRKIRNTRSSAQQESPIPETSAQSPVQTIQVNGSTSLKRPLIERGEQCEYCGLDKNPETILLCDGCEAAYHTSCLDPPLTSIPKEDWYCDACKFNISDYDPRKGFKWKLSSLKERSAEIFNTLGERNSSSKLTNLTEDDIELFYWSSLAESNSGFAPLELEGLSQAYTSTIQSSLPSKEVFPLEKYSSEPWNLHNLPFENPCLFNYSFSDLSSLTITRLSIGMVFYTHGWTKSSLSTGLLHHHRFGDTVTWYVLPPDESDAFERYLISSYPQYTMEDLNRSNGLPVIVSPSSLIENGFHPIAIDLRPNEFLVVSPNSYHMGFHQGFSSFESVNFATVNWIKDGLLNSSISVLKSMRIPSSVSYEAVIISMVLSKNPCFSSEWLIKCFEDMIANESASKNEIMKLVPNIQALKLESSVPLEIRCSNCKQPCFLSFMQCHEPKKFICLGDCVKEVSLNATSWMLFYRWDVHELSNLAERFVSLIRGPEEWTNRLRSVLSTSPKPQLKVLKSLLVDAEKAMLTTPETVNLRDFVQNANSWIDSVNECLKVASLKRKKDKKPPLFKAHDHWNNTSNLKDSAVLFKVLQTSRSMAFTCQEIENMKQKAFDLLEFRNRLINSFSGPLDKNTCQRLLTEAELLGFTIPELGIIQKYLIQFEWLDMFYSFETTRTTDSDLERLITYGVSAGIPEDNDYMIFAKAMKGRAEIWENQVYDTLSKSNISYDKLSLLRDEAMNLCVNKELFSKVVGILNNAEEIKNKIATLCERSQEKDFALRPSIDEVKEALASAEKLPILSESTVTLQKMYDVVLEWIRRGKRLFGKANAPLEILGQHLDYVEKRNSASLSLNDRPGPPMEPASRETSPDSEGRLTIRKKKGCIFCFCRLPESGVMIECEICHEWYHAKCLKMSKKKLRQDEKFTCPICDYRVEIPRLSNRPKLEDLQSLYKDVKLLPFQPKETETLRKVVDLASKFRQEMQALAHNPFGLTMAEVPLARFYLRKMEGAEILLVDETNLFRQKLHECVPIAPNPPPIIGESKSTRKPRPTKRQRQIMKQVAEGLLPASAIAPPKSSNEKKSSNNVKAVEAETKSKSEKSPKKNGTNISDANNKNESHVSLMKNWKLGSPAFVTLVKEKNSSCLCGEEFSPRDSFIDCTICERRFHYDCVGLNNEIADSVSKFTCPICMEQSGGIYPWQLRPRNGMHPDHISGFSKEVETDPKLGSSGYTLNNSKFDKAAVSKTLSAQDVSRLQKVSCGEHLYFGTDVFTPLGDMATSASMFSLDDSSEKTDAFTENFLNV, encoded by the coding sequence ATGATATGCCAGCTTTTGTGGCACGAACATAATTCTATGGGATCAGGAAgagagaagaaaataagaaaGCTAGGAGATAACTTTTCATTACCATATCTGAAATTTGATTGTGACCATAATGACAAAAATTATCGCGCGTCAAATAGGCCATTTGGACTTTCAACTGGACTGTCAGTGCAGTTGAATGCTTCGAACATGACTGATccctttaaatttttgttagaTAATTGGCAtacaattttcaaaaatggaGCAATTAAGCTTCTGCCACCTGAGGGATGGCAAATACCTGTTGTTCTTGATCAAGGCGCTTTTGAGTTTCAGTCAAAACGCCaatgtttaaataaagGTTGTCTcaattatgaaaaaaattatgattATTTTAAGAAACTTAAAGCATTTCATGAAAGTCGCggtttatatttttatcacCCACCGATTATCGGGAATCGCCCAGTTGATTTTTTGCGTTTGCGTAATGCAATCTCAAAGTTTACTAATTCCGGCtcttcattaaataatgaaattttacaTAAAGTCATAATCTATTTGCGTCTTGAAGATACTAAAGAAGTGAGGCAGGTTCTCACTCGTTGCTATGATCGATACATCAAACCATTTGAAAGGGATTCATCGCCATCattcaaatcaaaaagaTCAGAGAGCTCAACTCGGAAAATTAGAAACACTCGTAGTTCAGCTCAGCAAGAATCCCCTATACCCGAAACTTCTGCTCAATCTCCTGTTCAAACCATCCAGGTCAACGGCTCTACGAGTTTGAAACGACCTCTTATTGAAAGAGGAGAGCAATGTGAGTATTGTGGCTTGGACAAGAATCCGGAAACCATTTTACTTTGTGATGGGTGTGAAGCGGCATATCATACTTCCTGTTTAGATCCCCCTTTAACGTCGATTCCTAAAGAGGATTGGTATTGCGACGCTTGCAAGTTCAACATCAGTGATTATGATCCTCGAAAGGGGTTTAAATGGAAACTTTCATCTTTAAAGGAACGATCAGCAGAGATTTTTAACACATTGGGGGAAAGGAATTCAAGCTCAAAGCTTACAAATTTAACGGAAGATGATATTGAGCTATTTTATTGGTCATCTTTAGCTGAATCTAACTCAGGTTTTGCCCCTTTAGAGCTCGAGGGTCTCAGTCAGGCCTATACCTCAACAATTCAAAGTTCCCTACCCTCAAAGGAAGTTTTTCCTCTAGAAAAGTATTCTTCGGAGCCTTGGAATTTGCACAATTTACCATTTGAAAACCCctgtttatttaattattccTTTTCGGACCTTTCTTCTTTGACTATTACACGTCTCTCGATAGGTATGGTTTTTTATACTCATGGATGGACGAAATCATCCTTGTCTACAGGACTTTTACATCACCATCGATTTGGTGATACTGTTACTTGGTATGTGCTTCCACCTGACGAATCCGACGCTTTTGAACGATATTTAATATCTTCTTACCCTCAATATACCATGGAAGACCTTAACAGGTCGAATGGATTACCTGTTATTGTTTCTCCCTCATCTTTAATTGAGAATGGGTTTCATCCAATTGCAATTGATTTACGGCCAAACGAGTTTTTAGTTGTCTCACCAAACAGTTATCATATGGGTTTCCATCAAGGCTTCAGTTCTTTCGAGTCTGTAAATTTCGCTACTGTCAATTGGATAAAAGATGGTTTACTGAATTCGTCAATCTCAGTTTTAAAATCTATGCGAATACCATCCTCCGTTTCTTACGAAGCCGTTATTATTTCTATGGTGCTTTCTAAAAATCCTTGTTTTTCTTCAGAATGGCTTATCAAATGTTTTGAAGATATGATTGCTAATGAATCTGCGTCTAAAAACGAAATTATGAAGTTGGTTCCTAATATACAAGCTTTGAAACTTGAATCGAGTGTCCCATTAGAAATTCGCTGCTCAAATTGTAAGCAACCttgttttttatcttttatgCAATGTCATGAGccaaagaaatttatttgtttaggAGATTGCGTTAAAGAAGTTTCACTCAATGCCACATCATGGATGTTGTTTTATCGGTGGGACGTGCATGAGTTGTCTAATCTGGCCGAGAGatttgtttcattaatCAGGGGACCGGAGGAGTGGACAAACAGACTTCGATCAGTTTTATCCACTAGCCCTAAGCCGCAGTTAAAGGTTCTTAAATCACTGTTAGTAGACGCTGAGAAAGCTATGCTGACTACCCCCGAAACAGTCAATTTGCGTGATTTTGTACAAAACGCTAACAGTTGGATTGACTCTGTTAATGAATGTTTGAAGGTGGCTTCattaaagagaaaaaaagataagaAGCCGCCTCTCTTTAAAGCTCATGACCATTGGAATAATACTTCCAATTTGAAAGATTCTGCAGTATTATTTAAAGTCCTACAAACTTCTAGATCTATGGCCTTTACTTGCCAAGAGATTGAAAATATGAAACAAAAGGCATTTGATTTATTAGAATTTAGAAATCGTCTCATTAACTCTTTTTCCGGCCCTTTGGATAAAAACACATGCCAAAGACTATTGACTGAAGCTGAACTACTTGGATTTACTATCCCAGAATTGGGtatcattcaaaaatatttaatacaATTTGAATGGCTAGATATGTTTTACTCGTTTGAAACAACGCGTACCACTGATTCAGACTTGGAACGTTTAATTACATATGGCGTATCTGCGGGCATACCCGAAGATAATGATTATATGATATTTGCAAAAGCAATGAAAGGTAGAGCCGAGATATGGGAAAACCAAGTCTATGACActctttcaaaaagtaataTATCGTACGATAAACTCAGTTTATTGAGGGACGAAGCCATGAATTTGTGTGTGAATAAAGAGTTATTTAGTAAGGTTGTGGGGATTTTAAACAATGCTgaggaaattaaaaacaaaattgctACATTGTGTGAAAGGTCACAGGAAAAAGATTTTGCATTAAGACCAAGTATAGACGAAGTAAAAGAGGCCTTGGCAAGTGCTGAGAAACTTCCAATACTTTCTGAAAGTACTGTTACTTTACAGAAGATGTATGATGTGGTTCTCGAATGGATCAGACGCGGAAAAAGATTATTTGGAAAGGCAAACGCACCTTTAGAGATCCTTGGCCAACATTTAGATTATGTGGAAAAGCGTAATTCTGCATCGCTTTCTCTTAACGATCGACCTGGTCCACCTATGGAACCAGCATCTAGGGAAACAAGTCCCGATTCAGAGGGAAGACTAACaattaggaaaaaaaagggatgtattttttgtttttgccGACTTCCAGAGAGCGGCGTAATGATAGAATGTGAAATTTGTCATGAATGGTATCATGCTAaatgtttgaaaatgtcaaagaaaaagctgAGACAGGATGAAAAGTTCACGTGCCCTATATGTGATTATAGAGTTGAAATTCCTCGATTATCCAATAGGCCTAAGCTAGAAGATTTACAATCTTTATATAAAGATGTCAAATTATTACCCTTTCAGCCAAAAGAAACTGAGACTCTGAGGAAAGTAGTGGATTTGGCTTCAAAATTTCGTCAAGAAATGCAAGCTTTAGCTCATAACCCTTTTGGCCTTACCATGGCCGAAGTACCTTTGGCCAGGTTTTACTTGAGAAAAATGGAAGGAGCAGAAATTTTGTTAGTAGATGAAACTAACTTATTTCGACAAAAACTCCATGAATGTGTTCCTATAGCCCCAAATCCACCACCAATCATTGGAGAGTCAAAGTCAACAAGGAAACCGAGGCCTACTAAGCGTCAACGCCAAATTATGAAACAAGTTGCTGAAGGTTTGTTACCAGCTTCGGCAATTGCACCTCCGAAATCTTctaatgaaaagaaatccTCTAATAATGTGAAAGCGGTAGAGGCTGAAACGAAATCGAAGTCTGAGAAATCCCCCAAGAAAAATGGTACGAATATTTCAGATGCCAACAATAAGAATGAAAGTCATGTTTCACTGATGAAAAATTGGAAACTGGGATCTCCTGCATTCGTAACGTTAGTAAAGGAGAAGAATTCAAGCTGCCTTTGCGGGGAGGAGTTTTCGCCTCGTGATTCTTTCATTGACTGTACAATATGCGAGCGTCGATTTCATTATGATTGTGTTGGTTTAAACAATGAAATTGCAGACAGTGTGAGCAAATTTACATGTCCCATTTGTATGGAACAATCTGGTGGCATTTATCCTTGGCAGCTAAGGCCCCGAAATGGAATGCATCCCGACCACATATCCGGGTTTAGCAAAGAAGTAGAAACCGACCCAAAGTTAGGCTCTTCTGGATACACCTTGAATAATTCCAAGTTTGATAAAGCTGCTGTTAGTAAAACGTTGAGCGCGCAGGACGTGTCTCGATTACAAAAAGTTTCTTGCGGTGAGCATTTGTATTTTGGTACTGACGTATTTACTCCCTTAGGGGATATGGCAACATCTGCATCTATGTTTTCTTTGGATGACAGCTCTGAAAAAACTGATGCTTTCACCGagaattttctaaatgtataa
- a CDS encoding uncharacterized protein (human HID1 ortholog 2, possible Golgi protein (by similarity)) has translation MGSAESKISFRHAILASLNTKPEREIYEFLFTCNLTENDVFSFILAQDIRICRDSNKFDNLAILLQVCVLNIVSIQNKFSEQYPLKKNALLNSFLILTRLLPYLYESTNSSNWVRTYFQKDFSQTVDDLKPLLSELGLNYEIELPNSFSNLTSLLSSTFQLCFQHEFTVSKYASSEESIWSAGIAIPEIAHPPSYDHRLHQSLLSCFLVVLLSNTLYDSIDELDFSVLNSIVSLDAKDIYIRVICSFVNTGFIDSTNWFLNSFNQRRNSLQLYSSWFIILILSDARIKENTHLYANGEGQHIKNHLLELFKKLHRTQDFLIIAESINKFLSNPLKKERQIITFMGDFKRCVVESLCFLFLLLTNQPRFTDELVNFKSSNEMMMNLLFIHVKYSGDTENSYMSSLAGYCLQQLVSHEKLVKAACHIDKSLISPSPSSQFPVFDTSVAIYVIQVLCTLENPSSIEYNIISNILFSIPTIPLKNASPIVELISYVMKPEFFMKSQQNASDCKKLLSSFLYFLINNFNDNLHIIELLQKDKRKFEPIIAWSETEFSEFFVTSNISQSALDNGLVDQAGLDEQKWYEKWFHDLNIPLLRKCLTLRTDKNPFIEQPDEPNVTKKIYRVTYTDALQRWNLVNIWRHIFKETVTLNSGISCPWYGTNVKLFTVREVRQPTILQSRSLGEFQGRLFS, from the exons ATGGGATCCGCGGAATCCAA AATTTCTTTTCGTCATGCAATCCttgcttctttaaataCTAAGCCCGAGCGTGAAATTTACGAGTTT TTATTTACCTGCAACTTGACTGAAAATGATGTTTTCAGTTTTATTCTTGCTCAGGACATACGCATTTGCAGGGATAGCAACAAGTTTGACAATTTAGCCATATTGTTGCAAGTTTGTGTCCTTAACATCGTTTCAATTCAAAACAAGTTTTCAGAGCAGtatcctttaaaaaagaatgctTTACTAAATAGCTTCCTAATTCTTACACGGCTGTTACCATATCTCTATGAATCTACTAACTCCAGCAATTGGGTGCGCAcgtattttcaaaaagactTCTCTCAAACCGTAGACGATTTAAAACCACTACTAAGCGAGTTGGGCTTAAATTACGAAATTGAATTACCGAACTCTTTCTCTAACTTGACTTCTCTATTGTCGTCAACTTTTCAGCTTTGCTTTCAACACGAATTTACTGTTTCAAAATATGCCTCTTCAGAGGAGAGCATATG GTCAGCTGGTATTGCTATCCCTGAAATTGCTCATCCACCTTCGTATGATCATCGACTGCATCAGTCCCTGCTTTCCTGCTTTCTCGTAGTTCTCCTTTCAAATACTTTATACGATTCTATCG ATGAACTTGACTTCTCAGTGCTCAATTCAATTGTTTCGCTTGATGCTAAAGATATTTACATTAGGGTTATATGCTCATTTGTTAACACT GGGTTTATCGATTCCACAAATTGGTTCCTAAACTCATTCAATCAAAGACGCAATAGTCTCCAATTATACTCATCTTGGTTCATTATTTTGATACTATCTGATGCTcgtataaaagaaaatacgCATTTGTATGCTAATGGTGAAGGTCAACATATCAAAAACCATCTGTTagaattgtttaaaaaacttcatCGTACACAAGACTTTTTGATTATTGCTGAATCCATTaacaaatttctttcaaaccctttaaaaaaagagcgTCAAATTATAACATTCATGGGGGATTTTAAGCGCTGCGTTGTTGAAAGCTTATgtttcttatttttattacttaCGAATCAGCCTAGATTTACAGATGAATTGgtcaattttaaaagctcTAACGAAATGATGATGAACCTCTTATTCATTCATGTTAAGTATTCTGGTGATACTGAAAATTCTTATATGTCATCTCTTGCGGGTTACTGCTTACAGCAATTAGTATCGCATGAAAAATTGGTTAAAGCTGCCTGCCATATTGAcaaatcattaatttctCCTTCTCCTTCTTCCCAATTTCCAGTATTTGACACAAGCGTTGCTATTTATGTTATACAG GTTCTTTGCACTTTGGAAAACCCCAGCAGTATTGAGTACAATATAATATCTAacatattattttctattcCAACGATACCATTGAAAAACGCGTCCCCAATTGTTGAACTAATATCCTATGTTATGAAACcagaattttttatgaaaagcCAACAAAACGCAAGtgattgtaaaaaattgctttcaAGCTtcctttactttttaatcaataattttaatg ATAACCTTCATATTATCGAGCTCTTGCAAAAggataaaagaaaatttgaacCGATCATCGCATGGTCTGAAACCGAATTTagtgaattttttgtaacttCGAATATTTCACAAAGTGCTTTGGACAATGGACTTGTCGATCAGGCCGGACTGGACGAACAAAAATGG TACGAAAAATGGTTTCATGATTTGAACATTCCGTTACTTCGTAAGTGTTTAACGCTGCGAACTGATAAGAATCCGTTCATCGAGCAGCCTGATGAACCAAACGTAACGAAAAAGATTTACAGAGTCACTTATACTGATGCACTTCAGCGTTGGAACCTTGTTAATATTTGGCGGcatattttcaaagaaaccGTGACGCTGAATTCTGGAATTTCCTGTCCATGGTATGGGACCAATGTAAAGTTATTCACCGTTAGAGAAGTACGCCAACCTACAATCCTTCAGTCTAGATCTCTTGGAGAATTCCAAGGTAGACTTTTTTCGTAG
- the oxa102 gene encoding translocase Oxa101, protein MFSVIGRGIKFSSKSHYSVSCFLIATQGAKIRQIHTHNTFFKNFSFAKLGRNQRTSSLIKIHNSSTSFPKSRSEKVVYTPSLPLSSSVLASFSFLPHNILQNGLNTLHIWSGLPWWASIAACAVAMRIAVFPIMLKMMKTSAKLAIINPKVAEHMSVLSKAKAEGNSELMMQATTQIQNLYKVNNVNPLNLLSAPVFQGILFISFFYALKTMAGVPVEGFTDGGFWWVNDLSQPDPLHIFPVANGLLMLLNIELGSETGSNKVAMSPSMKKFFRFLCLASPLFTMNFPMAIFMYWFPSNVFSVFQGAFLRSSTIRHKLGLPEVPSAMPVPNAQNESFVKSFTDIVHGVQEKGKYPQASEILDATRFLKTDTNNEQKPTNNSTITKATTLSDNSQNDKSSSVTKPTEKKD, encoded by the coding sequence ATGTTTTCAGTCATTGGAAGAGGAATAAAGTTTTCTTCGAAATCTCATTACTCGGTATCATGCTTTTTGATTGCTACACAAGGAGCGAAGATTCGCCAGATCCACACACataatacattttttaagaatttcTCTTTTGCTAAGCTTGGCCGAAATCAGCGTACTTCTTccttaataaaaattcacaACTCTTCGACTTCTTTCCCCAAATCTAGGTCCGAGAAAGTGGTTTACACTCCTAGTCTGCCATTGTCGTCCTCCGTCTTagcatctttttctttcttacCTCATAATATCCTCCAAAACGGCCTTAATACGCTTCATATTTGGAGCGGCCTTCCTTGGTGGGCTTCAATTGCTGCATGTGCTGTTGCTATGAGAATTGCAGTATTTCCTATTATGTTAAAGATGATGAAAACGTCCGCAAAGCTCGCTATCATTAACCCAAAGGTTGCTGAACACATGAGTGTGTTGAGTAAAGCAAAGGCTGAAGGAAACAGCGAATTAATGATGCAAGCTACCACTCAAATCCAAAACCTTTATAAAGTTAACAATGTTAACCCTTTGAATTTGCTTTCTGCTCCTGTATTTCAGGGAATTCTGTTTATTAGCTTTTTTTACGCGTTGAAGACAATGGCGGGTGTACCTGTAGAGGGTTTCACTGATGGTGGTTTTTGGTGGGTTAATGATTTATCCCAGCCTGATCCTCTACACATATTTCCGGTTGCAAACGGCCTTCTTATGCTGCTCAATATAGAGCTTGGTAGCGAAACTGGAAGTAATAAGGTTGCTATGTCTCCctcaatgaaaaaattttttagatttctTTGCCTTGCCAGTCCACTATTCACTATGAATTTTCCTATGGCAATTTTTATGTATTGGTTTCCTAGCAATGTCTTCAGTGTATTTCAAGGGGCATTTTTGCGTTCATCCACCATAAGGCATAAACTTGGCTTACCAGAAGTCCCATCTGCTATGCCAGTACCGAACGCTCAAAATGAATCGTTTGTTAAGTCATTTACCGATATTGTCCATGGGGTTCaagaaaaaggtaaatACCCACAAGCCTCTGAAATACTAGATGCTACACGTTTCCTTAAAACCGATACAAACAATGAGCAAAAACCTACTAATAATAGTACAATTACCAAAGCTACTACGCTATCTGATAATTCTCAAAATGACAAGTCCTCTTCTGTTACCAAACCCACCGAGAAGAAAGATTAA
- the ppb1 gene encoding calcium-dependent serine/threonine protein phosphatase calcineurin catalytic subunit Ppb1 has protein sequence MTSGPHNLEDPIVRAIRQKNQAPSHDFTIFVQEDGSSVSTLDRVVKNVQAPATYIPTDVEFFDINEPDKPDLHFLRNHFIREGRLSEEQTLYIIKKATEILKSEDNLIEVDAPVTVCGDIHGQYYDLMKLFEVGGNPANTQYLFLGDYVDRGYFSIECLLYLWALKIWYPKTLWLLRGNHECAHLTDYFTFKLECTHKYNIKVYEACLQSFNALPLAAIMNKQFLCVHGGLSPELHTLNDIRMINRFCEPPTHGLMCDLLWSDPLEDFGSEKSNKHFIHNNVRGCSYFYSYQAVCTFLENNNLLSVIRAHEAQDVGYRMYRKTKTTGFPSLMTIFSAPNYLDVYNNKAAVLKYENNVMNIRQFNCSPHPYWLPNFMDVFTWSLPFVGEKVSEMLISMLNICSKEELYETDLKESAPTQHKQPAPSENENKADQEIDIEARRQIIKNKIMAIGRISRVFSVLREERESVSELKNVSGTQRLPAGTLMLGAEGIKNAINSFDDARKLDIQNERLPPSNSRRRSTDLKAFEEVMNSSEDDTSIDHLVERFADKKSSL, from the exons ATGACTTCGGGTCCTCATAATTTAGAAGACCCAATAGTTCGAGCAATTCgccaaaaaaatcaagctCCTTCTCATGATTTTACAATATTTGTTCAAGAAGATGGCTCTAGTGTTAGCACACTGGATAGAGTAGTGAAAA ATGTTCAAGCACCAGCAACTTATATTCCGACGGACGTGGAGTTTTTTGATATTAATGAACCTGATAAACCTGACTTGCATTTTCTTCGCAATCATTTCATTCGGGAAGGCCGTTTATCTGAGGAACAAACGTtgtatattataaaaaaggcTACAGAAATTTTGAAGTCAGAAGACAACTTGATTGAGGTGGATGCACCTGTCACTG TATGCGGTGACATTCACGGCCAATATTATGATCTTATGAAACTATTTGAAGTTGGAGGTAATCCAGCAAATACCCAATATCTTTTCCTTGGAGATTACGTGGATCGAGGATATTTCTCAATTGAGTGTTTATTGTACTTGTGGGCTTTGAAAATATGGTATCCGAAAACGCTTTGGTTGCTTCGTGGCAATCACGAATGCGCTCATCTTACTGACTATTTTACCTTCAAGTTAGAATGTACTCATAAGTATAATATTAAAGTTTATGAAGCTTGTTTACAATCTTTTAATGCCCTTCCTTTGGCAGCTATTATGAATAAGCAATTTTTATGTGTACATGGTGGATTATCACCCGAACTACATACTTTGAATGATATACGAATGATCAATCGTTTTTGTGAGCCTCCAACTCATGGGTTGATGTGTGATTTACTCTGGTCTGATCCCCTTGAAGATTTTGGATCggaaaaatcaaacaagCATTTTATTCATAATAATGTTCGTGGCTGTTCTTACTTTTATAGTTACCAAGCTGTTTGCACCTTCTTAGAAAACAATAATCTCCTCTCCGTTATTCGTGCTCATGAAGCTCAAGATGTGGGCTATCGAATGTATCGCAAAACTAAAACAACCGGGTTTCCATCTTTGATGACCATATTTTCAGCACCCAACTATTTGGATGTTTACAATAATAAAGCTGCTGTTTTGAAATACGAAAATAATGTAATGAATATAAGACAATTTAATTGTTCCCCTCATCCTTACTGGCTTCCTAACTTTATGGATGTTTTTACTTGGAGTCTTCCATTTGTGGGCGAAAAAGTTTCTGAAATGTTGATTTCAATGCTCAATATATGTTCTAAGGAGGAGCTTTATGAAACGGATTTGAAAGAATCGGCTCCGACTCAGCATAAACAGCCTGCTCCATCTgagaatgaaaataaagcCGACcaagaaattgatattGAAGCTCGTAGgcaaattattaaaaacaagaTTATGGCTATTGGCCGTATCTCTCGAGTATTCAGTGTGCTTAGAGAAGAACGGGAAAGTGTTTCGGAACTGAAAAACGTGTCAGGTACGCAAAGATTACCTGCGGGTACTTTAATGTTGGGAGCTGAGGGTATCAAAAATGCTATCAATTCCTTCGATGATGCTCGTAAGCTGGATATCCAAAATGAACGTTTACCGCCATCTAATAGCCGTCGACGTTCTACGGATTTAAAGGCTTTCGAAGAAGTAATGAATTCGTCTGAAGATGATACCTCTATCGATCATTTGGTAGAACGCTTTGCAGATAAGAAAAGCTCTTTGTAG